ACATTCTCGCTCGATGAGATCCTCGAAATTCAGCAAAAGCTCTTTGATGCAGGCAAGATCCCGGTCGACATGTACCCCAGCAAGCTGGACGGAGAAGACACCGCCAAGCTGTTGATTTACAACCTGAAAGGTGGGGTCAGCAAGACCTCGACCGCGGTCAATCTGGCGCAGTTTCTGGCGATCCGCGGTTTCAAGGTCCTTCTGGTCGATCTTGACCCGCAGGCCAGCTGTTCGGACCTGTTCGACATTCAGGCTGACCTCGACGGAACCCCGTCGATCTACGATGTCCTGCGCTACGAAGAAGAAGGCGATGGCGAGCCGCGCGTCGCAATTGCCGATGCCATTCAGGCGACATATTTCCCCAATATCGACATCATCCCCGGCTCGATCTCGCTGACCGAATTCGAATACGAAACGGCAAGCGCCGCCGCCAAGGGTATCCCGTTTTACTCGCGGATCTCTGACGCGCTCAGCCTGGTCGAAGACGCCTACGATGTTGTGCTGTTTGACACGCCGCCACACATGTCGTTCTGCGTGATCGCGGCGCTCTACGCCTCAAACTCGATGCTGATCCCGCTTTCGGCGGGGATGCTCGACGTGGTCAGCCTCGTCAAGTTCCTCGATCTTGCTTCAAGCACGCTGGACAGCATCGAAGGTGTCGATCCAAACAAGCGGTTCGACTTTATCCGAATTCTGCTGACGCGGTATTCGCCCAATGATCCGGCCCAGCTCCAGCTCAGCTCCTTTCTGCGCAACACGCTGGGCAGCGCGATGCTGAACACCGATTTTCTGGCCTCGACCGCAATCGCCGATGCCGGCAACACGATGAACCCCCTTCTCGAGGTCGACCCGTCGAGCTTTACACGCAAGACCTATGATCGCATCCTCGAAAGCCTGCATGGAATCGCGTTGGAGATAGAAGCCGAAATCATGGCCGGCCGCGGTCGGCCATCCGAGAATGAGGAGGTGGCCTGATGGCGCGATCCGTCTTTGGTAATCCGACCGAACCGGGAAATGAGGGGACACAGGACCAGCCCGCCCAGAAACCGGCGCTGGTCCGACGCAAGCCGATCATCAAGGGCGGCGCGGCCAGTTCCAAATACATCAACGCCGCGACCCAGGGCGGCGCCGACCGGACCTATCAGGAAATCTCGATCGACCAGATCCGGGAAAGCCCGATCCGGGATCGCATCAATGTCGAGGAAGACCTCGACAGTCTGGTCGAAAGCATCCGCGCCAACGGCCAGCAGATCCCGATCCTTGTCCGCGTGGTGCAGGGCGACAAGCCCTACGAGATCGTGGTCGGGCGCAGACGCCTTGCCGCCCACCGCCGCCTGGGTCAGCCCAGGATCAAAGCCTTTGTCGCCAAACTGGATGACCGCGAGGCGTTCATTGCGCAGGGGATCGAAAATTCGGCCCGGCTGGAAACCAGCTATATCGAACGCGCCCGCGCCGCCGCGCAGGGGGTGGATGCGGGCTATGATCAGAAAGACATCGCCGAGTTTCTGAACATCTCGCGCACGCTGATCAGCTTCATGATCAAAAGCTATCAGGCCGTGGGCGAGGACCTTGTTCTGGCCATCGGTCCTGCCCGGGGTGTCGGGCGTCGAAAGTGGGATGCGCTTATCACCACAATGGCGCGCCACGGGATTTTGCCCGCGGCAGCGAAGGCGCTGGTCAACCAAGAGATCGAGGACAGCGTTGAACGGTTCGAGGCTTTGCTATTCGCCCTTCAGCCCGGAGTCGCAAAGACCAAGGTCCATGCCACCAAGCCAAACCACCGTAGTTTCCTTGGTGGCGGTGTCTCGACGGTTCGCAAGCCGCAGCAGCTGGTCGTAAACACCCGCAAGAACATGCCGCCCGAGATCCTCGATAAGATTGACGCAAAAATTGTCGAGTTCTTGGCAGAATTTGAAGCTGAGCAGGAGAAATGAAATGTAACCAACTGAAATAAAACAAAAAAATGATTTACCGCGGTAAATCCAAAAGGCGGGCCAATGAGCCCATTTACAGGCAACCCCAAAAAGGAGCAGACCCCGGTACAAAAAAGCCCTCCCGAAACCGAAGTTCCGAAGAGGGCTGGATAGATCTTGTAGCAAAGTCTTTCTAGCCGCTTTCCGAATCGTTTTCAACACCGGTTTTCGGTGAACGGTCGAATTTTGCCGTCTGATAACTGAATGAACACATTGATGTCCGCGGCTCAGCCGCGTGGGCAGGCGGAAGACGCTTGTCCGAAGCTTGGTACAAGGCTCCGCCTTCTGGACCGGTGGGAGCTGTTGTCCTTAATCACCGATCTGCGCCAAGAGCTCGGCCTCACAGACCGGGACGTAATGGTGCTCCGGGCGCACCTGAGCGTCCTGCCCCATGGCCCGCTCGATCCCGAAAAACTGAACGTGTCTTTCATGCGGGTGGCCGAAATCCTCGGCCGGGCCTGCGGTATGGATGAACGCCGCTTCCGCCGCGGCGAGACTCGCCTTGAACAGGCCGGCCTAATCCGGCGGCGCCTGAGCGGCAATGGCCGACGCTTTCCAGAGCGCGATCGCCAGGGCCACATCATCAATGCCTACGGCATCGACCTTGCACCACTGTTTGAAAGACACGCCGAACTACAGGAATTACGAGAACGTCTTGAGGAAAGGCACCTGTTGCTGCGCAGTCGCAAAAATAGCATCAGCGCGCGTCTGCAGGCTGCCCTCAAAGCGTTCCTCGCATCAGACACCAATCTGCCTGACTGGATCGAAGCACTGCGCACACAGCTGCGTCGCGCGGTACGTCGTAAGACGACTGCGCATGAGGAACTTGATGACATCGAGACCCGCATTCTTTCCTTAGAACACGCCGTCTGCGCCTTGCCCCCTGCCCCGCCCCAACCTGAAACAGTGACATCAACCCCGGTTTCACCAGTCAAAAAAGCCGCAGATGGCGGTCAAACTGTCCGGCACATAGAGTCAAAACTAAAAAAAATAAATAAAAGAAAGCCGACTCCATTTAGCCAATGCACCATTTCAGAGAGTTGGGCAAAGACCCTAACCCTCAAAGATCTATACCCACTAGCCCCCAAAACGGAACGCGAAGCAGCAGAGATACTTTTTAATTTCGCATCGTTTATTAGAATCGCTCAACCGCAGGTACTCCGCGGTCTCGCTCTGGTCGGCTGGGAAGGAATCATCCAACTCTTGGACTACATGGCATCAAAAATGGACACGATCGCCCAACCTGAAGTCTATCTAAGGTCGATGATAAAAGCCTGTGAACAAGGTGACTCCATCACCCGTCAGCGTGTGGTCCCATGTTATTCCTCCCGGCATCAACGAATGACGCCAGCTTGAGCCATGCGAAGAGCCACATCCCTGCCACACCATGCGCACTTGCTAGGTCATCGCCCACGACTAATCGCATTCGATTGCGAAACAGAAAACCGTAACCCAAATGTCAGCCATGAAAGCATGAACGGCGACGAAAACCATACACAGCTCTGACACTTTGCGCCGCCGCGCATTCCTTTGAGCAATCTCGATGAGGTTGTGATGAAGCCTTGGTTTCGAATCCGGTTTACCGCGGTAAATCCATTTTGGCGAATGCGCTCGAACCGTGAACTATTTCTGCCGAAGAGACGCAAGATTCTGTGGCGTTCGATCTCGGTGCACGCAAATTAGCAAAGGACTAGGCGCATTTTTCTGATCACTCGGATTGGTAGCGCGCAAGGGCTGTTAATTCTACTCTCCGCCAACACCGAACACCAGGCAAGTGGCGGCACCTGACTTACCGAGGTGGCATTGACTGCTTATCTTACATTACCAATCTTGAGCGCGTTCAAGATTGGCAGGTCTACGCACGATGGCCCTGAATGAACGCCTGAAGGACATAGGTGTATGAAATCTTTACCGTTCGCTTCAGATCATGCTACCACTTATGTTGAATCGCGCCGAGCGCGGAGCCAACCGATGTCAGGACCGTATTTTGAGCGGTAATTTAGAACAATTTCTGACCAATCTGTCGCGTGGGCTTGAGCGCACGATGGTGGCGGTTAACAGGGAATTGCCGCATCGCCAACGCATTAAGCGTGCGTGGTCGATGCGGCAATGTGCGCGCCTTTTGAATGTGAGCATTCAGTATCTGACCAAGTTCGCCAATTCGAGCCATGACTTTCCCGCAGGCGAATATGTTGGACGGGAACGCGTCTTCACGCTTGCTGAGTTGATGCACATGCGCGCGCTGTTGGCGGAATCTGCAAAGCGGCCGTATGATTACCTCGCCTGGCGCCAACCCGATGCGCCACTGCCGGTCATCTCCTTCGCGAGTCAGAAGGGCGGAACAG
Above is a genomic segment from Puniceibacterium sp. IMCC21224 containing:
- a CDS encoding AAA family ATPase; protein product: MRNLLGSETLGAFSEALDVALRQQSSRLLAPDTRKSDKGLRRFTIREMADICFRMNYNTLRHHLKNIPDLPQGIMEPGNRRTFSLDEILEIQQKLFDAGKIPVDMYPSKLDGEDTAKLLIYNLKGGVSKTSTAVNLAQFLAIRGFKVLLVDLDPQASCSDLFDIQADLDGTPSIYDVLRYEEEGDGEPRVAIADAIQATYFPNIDIIPGSISLTEFEYETASAAAKGIPFYSRISDALSLVEDAYDVVLFDTPPHMSFCVIAALYASNSMLIPLSAGMLDVVSLVKFLDLASSTLDSIEGVDPNKRFDFIRILLTRYSPNDPAQLQLSSFLRNTLGSAMLNTDFLASTAIADAGNTMNPLLEVDPSSFTRKTYDRILESLHGIALEIEAEIMAGRGRPSENEEVA
- a CDS encoding ParB/RepB/Spo0J family partition protein encodes the protein MARSVFGNPTEPGNEGTQDQPAQKPALVRRKPIIKGGAASSKYINAATQGGADRTYQEISIDQIRESPIRDRINVEEDLDSLVESIRANGQQIPILVRVVQGDKPYEIVVGRRRLAAHRRLGQPRIKAFVAKLDDREAFIAQGIENSARLETSYIERARAAAQGVDAGYDQKDIAEFLNISRTLISFMIKSYQAVGEDLVLAIGPARGVGRRKWDALITTMARHGILPAAAKALVNQEIEDSVERFEALLFALQPGVAKTKVHATKPNHRSFLGGGVSTVRKPQQLVVNTRKNMPPEILDKIDAKIVEFLAEFEAEQEK
- a CDS encoding helix-turn-helix domain-containing protein, giving the protein MSAAQPRGQAEDACPKLGTRLRLLDRWELLSLITDLRQELGLTDRDVMVLRAHLSVLPHGPLDPEKLNVSFMRVAEILGRACGMDERRFRRGETRLEQAGLIRRRLSGNGRRFPERDRQGHIINAYGIDLAPLFERHAELQELRERLEERHLLLRSRKNSISARLQAALKAFLASDTNLPDWIEALRTQLRRAVRRKTTAHEELDDIETRILSLEHAVCALPPAPPQPETVTSTPVSPVKKAADGGQTVRHIESKLKKINKRKPTPFSQCTISESWAKTLTLKDLYPLAPKTEREAAEILFNFASFIRIAQPQVLRGLALVGWEGIIQLLDYMASKMDTIAQPEVYLRSMIKACEQGDSITRQRVVPCYSSRHQRMTPA